The proteins below are encoded in one region of Dasypus novemcinctus isolate mDasNov1 chromosome 13, mDasNov1.1.hap2, whole genome shotgun sequence:
- the OR6K2 gene encoding olfactory receptor 6K2, whose amino-acid sequence MGRPNWTTDQEFIFSAFPHSWGDAVLCFVPLLFIYTFIVVGNLVIITVVRLNIHLHTPMYFFISSLSFLEIWYTTATIPKMLSSLLSERKSISLQGCLLQMYFFHSTGISEVCLLTAMAFDRYLAICSPLHYPTIMTSKLCAQLTLSCCICGFITPLPEIAWISTLPFCGSNHLEHIFCDFLPVLRLACTDTQAIIMIQVVDIVHAVEIITAVMLIFMSYIGIVTVILRIRSAEGRRKAFSTCVSHLTVFLLFFGSVALMYLRFSATYSLFWDTAIALAFAVLSPFFNPIIYSLRNKDIKEAIKKHMGQAKIIFLNTRDLK is encoded by the coding sequence ATGGGGAGGCCTAATTGGACCACTGATCAAGAATTTATCTTCTCTGCTTTCCCGCATTCCTGGGGAGATGCTGTCCTCTGCTTTGTCCCACTGCTCTTCATCTATACTTTCATTGTTGTTGGAAACCTGGTCATCATCACAGTGGTCCGCCTGAATATTCACCTCCATACTCCCATGTACTTCTTTATCAGTTCCCTTTCTTTCCTGGAGATTTGGTATACCACAGCCACCATCCCAAAGATGCTCTCTAGCTTGCTTAGTGAGAGGAAGAGCATTTCCTTACAGGGTTGCCTTCTGCAGATGTATTTCTTCCATTCCACAGGTATCAGTGAGGTGTGTCTCTTGACAGCTATGGCCTTTGACCGTTACCTGGCCATCTGTAGCCCTCTTCATTACCCCACCATCATGACCTCCAAGCTATGTGCCCAGTTGACTTTAAGTTGCTGTATTTGTGGCTTTATCACACCGCTCCCTGAGATTGCCTGGATCTCCACACTGCCATTTTGTGGCTCTAATCACCTGGAGCATATCTTTTGTGACTTCCTCCCAGTGCTACGCCTAGCCTGCACAGACACACAAGCCATCATCATGATTCAGGTAGTGGATATTGTTCATGCAGTGGAGATTATTACAGCTGTGATGCTCATTTTCATGTCCTACATTGGTATTGTGACTGTGATTCTACGTATTCGTTCAGCTGAAGGCCGCCGCAAGGCATTTTCTACGTGTGTCTCCCACCTCACTGTGTTTTTGCTCTTCTTTGGCAGCGTGGCTCTCATGTACCTACGCTTCTCTGCCACTTACTCCTTATTCTGGGATACCGCCATTGCTCTGGCCTTTGCagttttgtctccctttttcaaCCCTATTATCTATAGCCTAAggaataaagacataaaggaaGCTATAAAGAAGCACATGGGTCAAGCTAAAATCATTTTTCTTAATACTAGAGACCTCAAATGA